A genome region from Psychrilyobacter piezotolerans includes the following:
- a CDS encoding winged helix-turn-helix domain-containing protein, whose protein sequence is MELSKKEYDLLLFLFKNQEVVLSREKNLDKVWGIAYHPGDRSVDMYISKLREKLKSISKSIKTVNGVGYKLRVL, encoded by the coding sequence GTGGAATTATCTAAGAAAGAATACGATCTTCTTCTTTTTCTTTTTAAAAATCAAGAAGTAGTTCTTTCCAGGGAAAAAAATTTAGATAAGGTATGGGGCATAGCCTATCATCCAGGGGATCGATCGGTGGATATGTACATCTCCAAACTAAGAGAGAAGTTGAAAAGTATCTCCAAAAGTATCAAGACAGTGAATGGTGTGGGTTATAAACTTAGGGTACTTTAA
- a CDS encoding phosphate signaling complex PhoU family protein, with the protein MKNLHERIDSITEQFVEMFKNVDRLFKINMEMLEKRVFIQSLYGEAKVVEDRINAYEVKIREDSILAIVRFQPAARDLRALLTFIDCVKMLERMGDLLKNNLRLMRKLNKDGNGTKEHICIIEEMANKVHDIFETYMQAFIERDEKKIYTLLACDEEIDEMRIEVVNEIIDFMKESPENIEGGSIILLLSKKFERLSDKIMQLGKGLIYTMSGENLRKQELEK; encoded by the coding sequence ATGAAAAATCTTCATGAAAGAATAGACAGCATAACAGAACAATTTGTTGAAATGTTTAAAAATGTAGATAGACTTTTCAAAATAAATATGGAGATGCTTGAAAAAAGAGTGTTTATTCAATCACTCTATGGGGAAGCAAAGGTAGTTGAAGACAGGATAAATGCCTATGAGGTAAAGATAAGGGAGGATTCTATCTTAGCTATAGTCAGATTTCAGCCGGCAGCACGGGATTTAAGGGCTCTCCTTACCTTTATCGACTGCGTTAAGATGTTGGAGAGGATGGGAGACCTTTTGAAAAACAACCTCAGACTTATGAGAAAACTTAATAAAGATGGTAATGGAACAAAGGAGCACATCTGTATAATAGAGGAGATGGCAAATAAGGTTCACGATATATTTGAAACCTATATGCAGGCCTTTATAGAAAGGGATGAGAAAAAAATATATACTCTTTTGGCTTGTGATGAAGAAATAGATGAAATGAGGATAGAAGTCGTAAATGAGATAATTGATTTCATGAAGGAAAGTCCTGAAAATATTGAAGGTGGATCTATTATCCTGCTTTTAAGTAAGAAATTTGAACGACTGTCAGACAAGATTATGCAGCTAGGGAAGGGTCTTATTTATACCATGAGCGGGGAAAATTTGAGAAAACAAGAACTTGAAAAATAA
- the sstT gene encoding serine/threonine transporter SstT: GILVWALLLGVALKHAPASTKTMITDFSDGLSQIVRWVIHLAPFGIMGLVFNSIATSGLASLLQYGKLLGLLLGAMAFMALVVNPIIAFIMMRQNPYPLVFRCLKRSGITAFFTRSSAANIPVNMELCEELGLDKDMYSVSIPLGATINMAGAAITISVLTLAAVHTLGIQVDFGTALILSILSAVSACGASGVAGGSLLLIPLACSLFGIPNEVAMQVVGVGFVIGVIQDSVETGLNSSTDALFTAVAEFAEWRREGKKIVINKELNL; encoded by the coding sequence TCGGAATCTTAGTCTGGGCATTATTATTAGGGGTAGCATTAAAGCATGCACCGGCTTCTACTAAAACAATGATCACAGACTTTTCAGACGGGCTGTCTCAAATTGTAAGATGGGTTATCCATTTAGCTCCATTCGGGATCATGGGATTAGTGTTCAATTCAATTGCAACCAGTGGACTAGCCTCATTATTACAGTACGGTAAATTATTAGGCTTATTATTAGGAGCTATGGCATTTATGGCACTGGTGGTAAACCCGATAATCGCATTTATCATGATGAGACAAAACCCTTACCCATTGGTATTCAGATGTTTAAAAAGAAGCGGAATTACAGCTTTCTTCACCAGAAGTTCCGCTGCAAATATCCCGGTAAACATGGAATTATGCGAGGAATTAGGATTAGACAAAGACATGTATTCAGTATCTATCCCTTTAGGAGCTACTATAAACATGGCAGGAGCAGCTATCACAATATCTGTATTAACCCTTGCAGCAGTACATACATTGGGTATCCAAGTAGACTTCGGAACTGCTCTTATCTTAAGTATCTTATCGGCTGTCAGTGCTTGTGGAGCATCTGGTGTAGCAGGTGGATCATTACTTCTTATCCCGTTAGCCTGCAGCTTATTTGGTATCCCAAATGAAGTAGCAATGCAGGTAGTTGGAGTAGGATTCGTAATCGGAGTAATCCAGGATTCAGTAGAGACTGGTCTTAACTCTTCAACAGACGCATTATTTACAGCTGTAGCTGAATTTGCTGAGTGGAGAAGAGAAGGAAAGAAAATCGTTATCAATAAAGAGCTTAACCTATAA